Within Candidatus Palauibacter australiensis, the genomic segment AGCGACGCCCCGGTGATTGCGGCCGCGGTGTCCCTCAGGGGGCGTCCCCAGGAGGTTCAGACGAACCGGCAGGGCGGATTCATCCTCAGCGACGTACCGGTGGGCGTGTACGAACTGTCCGTGCGGCATCTCGGGTATGCTCCGCTGCGCCACATGGTCAACGTGGCCCGCGGCGCCACCACGGACATCCAGATCGGTCTGGTCCCCGCTCCGCTCGAGATGGAACCGCTCGTGGCGACGGCCGTGCGCCTGCGCCGGCTGGAGATCAAGGGCTTCTACGAACGGAAGCGCTGGGGCGAACTGCTCGGACTCGGCACCTTCTACACCGCGGCCGATATCGAGCGTCGCAGCCCACGGGTCATATCCGACATGGTGATGGAGGAAGCGTCGATCCGACGCTATTGCCGTGTGGGTTCGCGCACCTGCAGGCTGTACACGACGCGGCTGGCCACCAGTGTCGGCTCGCGTTGCCACATGCAGATCTATCTCGATGGCGTTCACATCAGCGAGATCGGCGAGGCCGACCTGTGGGTGTCGCCCGTCGAAATCGGAGGTGTCGAGGTGTACAAGGGTCCGGCCTCGCTTCCGGCCGAGTTCGGTGGACCCGCTTCGCGGTGTGGCGTGGTCGCGATCTGGACGAAGTAGTTCGGGGGACTCGCGGCGTTCAGTTCGCCGCCACGGATCCCACCGTCCGGAATCCGGGGTCGTCCAGCGCGTCGAAGGTCAGGCTCGCCAGGTCCAGCAGGACGCCGGCCTGAATCACCGCCGCGATGTCGCGCGTGGCCCCGATGTTCGCCGCGGGATTGCCTCGCACGACGACAAGGTCCGCCGCCATCCCGGGCGCGATGGCGCCCCATTCATCTTCCGCTCCCATGAGCCTCGCGGCGTCATGGCTCGCCGCGGCGATGGCCTTGACTGGTGTCAGGCCGGCCTCGACCAGCAGTTCCATCTCCCGGTGAATCCCTTCTCCCTGGAAGACGCCCGGGTAAGGCGCGTCCGTGCCGGCGACGATCTGCACCCCACTGTCGTGCAACCGTTTCACGTTGGCCATCGCGACCATGAGTCGCTCCTCGACGGCCGCGGCGCGCTGCACGTCTTCTTCGGACTGGGGGCTGGTGGCGTATTCCCGCAACGCTTCGAGGAACCAGGGGGGCGTGGTGGCCGTGACGAGGGGATGATCGAGAAAGACGAGGTCGCGCAGGCGTCGGCGGGCGAACGACTCGAGCACGGCCAGCGTCGTGATGGTCGCGGTGCCGCGCTCCACCATGGCTGCGATCTCGTCGTCGCTCAGCGCAATGGACGGCGCGTGGGCCAGCGCGGCGACGCCCGACTCGACGGCCGCGGCGTAATCGCCGCGCGAGCCCAGGTCCACGAGGACGGGCAGGCCGAACTCGGCGCCGGCTTGCACGAGCGCATCGACCATCGCCGGATCGAGGCCGACGTAGCCCTTGAGCGCGTCCACCCCGGCGTCGGCCAGTTGCCCGGTATGCCGTTCCATCGCCAGCGGCCCGAAGGTGGAATAGGTGATCGGCGGCCAGATCGGCATGGGACCGTCCACCAGCGGCCCGACCATGTAGATGCGGGGACCCGGGATCCGGTCCGCCTCGACCTCGGCCCGGATCTGCTGGATGAAGGGGAGGACGTTCCCCACGTCGAGGACCGTGGTCACGCCCGCGTGCAGCAGCGCGTTCAGGTAGCGGCGATAGCCGAGCATGTCGGTGCTGTATCCGTCCCAGCCGCCCACCATGTGGACGTGCATGTCGGCGAGCCCGGGCATGACCGCGCCGCCCGCCGCGTCGACGATGGCGGCGTCGGCGGGCACGGCGACCTCCGCGGCGGGGCCCGCGGCGACGATGCGGCCGCCCTCGACGACCACGACGCCGTCCGCGACCGGCTCTCCTCCCATCCCGTCGATGATGATCGCGTTCGTCACCGCGATACGGGCGAGCGGCCCCGCGTCCGTTGCGGGCGGTGGCGCGCACGTGACGACGGCGAAGCAGAGGGTGGCGGAGAGCACCGCGGTTCGGCGGTGACGGGGGGCGACGGGGCGCCCGGCGGCGCGCCGTCTGCGGCGTGTGCGCGGGGTCATGGGTCGGCGGCCTCCTCGAGCATGGCGTCCAAAGTCTAGCAGTCCGTGGCAAAACGCCGCTACGTTCGAGCGGCGCTGCATCTCGCCTGAACCGCTGCGCTCTGCGTCGCTCCTCGGTCACGTAGCGCCGCTATGCTCCCTCGTCGCTCCTTGCCAGGCGAGCGCTTCACCGCTCTCGGCGCTGGCGCAGGGTTTTGCCACGGACTGCTAGCCGATGTTCGGAGAGGGGTCACGCCCCGGTGAGTACGCGGTGCGATCGAGCACACCGGCATTCGTCCACGGCTCATGCCCGGTCCGCGGGTCGGACGTAGATTGGGAGCATGCACCCGCACGAACTGACGCCCGCACAGCAGGCCGCCGCGGAGGATCCGGATCGGCTCCCCGGGCTCGCCGACGCCGAGTTCACGGCGCTGGGCCGCCGCGCGCGCCGGGTCGAGGGGCTGCGCAAGTCGACCGGCCGCGAGATCTACACGGACGACATCGTCCTGCCGGGGATGCTGCACGGGAAGATCCTCCGCTCCACCGAGGCGCACGCGCGGATCGTCTCCATCGACACGGCCGAAGCCGAGGCCCTCGACGGCGTGTACGGCGTCATTACCGGGCGGGACTTGCCGACGCCGTACGGGATCATCCCCTGGACGCGCGACGAGCACGCGCTCTGCGTCGACAAGGTGCGCTTCATCGGCGACGCGGTGGCCGCGGTGGCGGCGGTCGACGAGGACACGGCGAACGCGGCGCTCGAGCGCATCCACGTCGAGTACGAGCCGCTTCCCGTCTATCTCTCGCCCGAGGAATCGCTGACGCCCGAGGCCGCCGCGGAGCCCATCCACGCGCCGCGCAAGCCGGGGGCGAACGGCAACATCCTCAAGCACGTCCACCTCGAGTTCGGGGACGTGGACGCGCGGATGGCGGAGGCGGACGTCACCATCGAGGGGGAGTACTTCTTCCACGGGACGACGCACACGCCGATCGAGCCCCACTGCGCGATCTCCCGCCTCAACCCGGATGGCGCCCTCGAGGTGTGGTCCTCGACGCAGGTCCCGCACTACCTGCAGCGAGAGCTCGCGCGCGTGCTCGACTACGACGTGGCGAAGGTGCGGGTCGTGCAGCCGGCCGTGGGCGGGGCCTTCGGCGGAAAGTCCGAGCCGTTCGACCTCGAGTTCTGCGTGGCGCTTCTCGCCATGCGGACCGGCCGCCCGGTGAAGATCCTCTACACGCGCGAGGAACTCTTCTACTCACACCGCGGCCGCCACCCCATGCACATGACGTATCGGCTCGGCGCCTCGCGCGACGGGAAGCTCAGGGCGCTCGACGCGCGGACGACGCTGGACGGCGGCGCCTACGCCTCGTTCGGTCTCGTGACGACGTACTACTCGGGACAGCTCCTCACCTCGCCCTGCCACATCGAGTCCTACCGCTTCGACTCGACCCGGGTCTACACGAACGTGGCCCCGTGCGGCCCCAAGCGCGGCCACGGCTCGGTGCAGCCGCGCTTCGCGTACGAGATATCCCTCGACAAGATGGCCGAGCAGCTCGGCCTCGACCCGTTCGAACTCCGCCGTCGCAACTTCATGGGCACGGGTCGGACGGTGAACGAGTTCAAGGTGCGGTCCAACGGCTTCCTCGAGTGCCTCGAGGCGGTGGAACGCGCCAGCGACTGGAAGAAGCGCCACCGGCGGCTGCCGCGGGGTCGCGGTCTCGGGATGGCGGCCTCCTCCTACATCTCCGGCACGAACTACCCGATCTATCCGAACGAGATGCCCCAGGCCGCGGTGCAGGTCCAGGTCGAGCGCTCCGGCCGGGTGGCGATCCTGCACGGCGCCTCGGAGATCGGGCAGGGGTCCGACTCCACCATGGCCTACATCGCGTGCGAGGAACTCGGCGTCCCGCTCGAATACGTGCGCGTCTTCTCCGCCGACACGGACCTCACGCCGGTGGACCTGGGCGCCTACTCCTCGCGCGAGACCGTCATGGTGGGGAACGCCTGCGTCGAGGCCTGCCGCACGCTGCGCGCGCAGGTCGCGGAGGCCGTCGCGGAGCAGTGGGGCGTGCCGGTCGGCCAGGTGCGTCTGGCGCGCGGCTGGGCCTTCGACGCGGAGGCCCCCGACAACAGCGGTCGGCGGATCCCGATCTCGGAGGCGTTCAACCTCGCCGAGGGGAAGTTCGGCCTGCTGGGCGCTGTCGGCTCCTACGACACGCCGAAGGATGTTCACGGCGACTACCGTGGCGGCACGATCGGGTCGTCGCCCGCCTACTCCTTCACCGCGCACGTGGCCGAAGTCGAGGTCGAGGCGGACACGGGGGTCGTGGGGGTGACGAACATCTGGGTGGCGCACGACTGCGGCCGCGCGCTCAACCCGGTGCTCGTCGAAGGCCAGATCGAGGGCTCCGCCTACATGGGCTTCGCGGAGGCGATCTTCGAGGAACAACTCTTCCGCGAGGGGGACGTGGAGGGCGGCCTGCACACGTCGCCGTCGCTCCTCGATTACCGGATCCCCACCTCGATGGACTGCCCGGAGTTCGAGGCGCTCATCGTCGAGTCCGTGGACCCGGAAGGTCCGTACGGCGCCAAGGAGGCGGGGGAGGGGCCGCTGCACCCGTCGCTCCCGGCGATCGCGAACGCGATTTACGACGCGGTGGGCGTCCGCATCGATGCGCTCCCCTTCACGCCGCAGCGCGTGTGGAGGGCGCTGCGCGCGCACGTCGCCGGGGCCGCGCGCGAGGACGTCGCCTGACAGTCCATGGCAAAAGCCCCGCCGCGTTCGAGCCCGCGAATGTCCCCCGCCGGCATGAAGCAGTTCGTCCGACAACTCGGGGTCGAGACGCGGGGAAAGGGCCTGTATGAGAT encodes:
- a CDS encoding carboxypeptidase regulatory-like domain-containing protein codes for the protein MNQRRERSRRPSRCVVAAPTGGATRRTGLLFGALQFAAGSVGLAGQEAEDCGADVPLGVAVVDESGSIPIPFATVRLTSEDEGALDGPLRGQAGSDGRLVLCVPGVVGRATLWAEFGDAASDETEVLLQPGAVEDVVLRLRVASVENGRLLGTVTDALSDAPVIAAAVSLRGRPQEVQTNRQGGFILSDVPVGVYELSVRHLGYAPLRHMVNVARGATTDIQIGLVPAPLEMEPLVATAVRLRRLEIKGFYERKRWGELLGLGTFYTAADIERRSPRVISDMVMEEASIRRYCRVGSRTCRLYTTRLATSVGSRCHMQIYLDGVHISEIGEADLWVSPVEIGGVEVYKGPASLPAEFGGPASRCGVVAIWTK
- a CDS encoding amidohydrolase family protein; translation: MTPRTRRRRRAAGRPVAPRHRRTAVLSATLCFAVVTCAPPPATDAGPLARIAVTNAIIIDGMGGEPVADGVVVVEGGRIVAAGPAAEVAVPADAAIVDAAGGAVMPGLADMHVHMVGGWDGYSTDMLGYRRYLNALLHAGVTTVLDVGNVLPFIQQIRAEVEADRIPGPRIYMVGPLVDGPMPIWPPITYSTFGPLAMERHTGQLADAGVDALKGYVGLDPAMVDALVQAGAEFGLPVLVDLGSRGDYAAAVESGVAALAHAPSIALSDDEIAAMVERGTATITTLAVLESFARRRLRDLVFLDHPLVTATTPPWFLEALREYATSPQSEEDVQRAAAVEERLMVAMANVKRLHDSGVQIVAGTDAPYPGVFQGEGIHREMELLVEAGLTPVKAIAAASHDAARLMGAEDEWGAIAPGMAADLVVVRGNPAANIGATRDIAAVIQAGVLLDLASLTFDALDDPGFRTVGSVAAN
- a CDS encoding molybdopterin-dependent oxidoreductase, with the translated sequence MHPHELTPAQQAAAEDPDRLPGLADAEFTALGRRARRVEGLRKSTGREIYTDDIVLPGMLHGKILRSTEAHARIVSIDTAEAEALDGVYGVITGRDLPTPYGIIPWTRDEHALCVDKVRFIGDAVAAVAAVDEDTANAALERIHVEYEPLPVYLSPEESLTPEAAAEPIHAPRKPGANGNILKHVHLEFGDVDARMAEADVTIEGEYFFHGTTHTPIEPHCAISRLNPDGALEVWSSTQVPHYLQRELARVLDYDVAKVRVVQPAVGGAFGGKSEPFDLEFCVALLAMRTGRPVKILYTREELFYSHRGRHPMHMTYRLGASRDGKLRALDARTTLDGGAYASFGLVTTYYSGQLLTSPCHIESYRFDSTRVYTNVAPCGPKRGHGSVQPRFAYEISLDKMAEQLGLDPFELRRRNFMGTGRTVNEFKVRSNGFLECLEAVERASDWKKRHRRLPRGRGLGMAASSYISGTNYPIYPNEMPQAAVQVQVERSGRVAILHGASEIGQGSDSTMAYIACEELGVPLEYVRVFSADTDLTPVDLGAYSSRETVMVGNACVEACRTLRAQVAEAVAEQWGVPVGQVRLARGWAFDAEAPDNSGRRIPISEAFNLAEGKFGLLGAVGSYDTPKDVHGDYRGGTIGSSPAYSFTAHVAEVEVEADTGVVGVTNIWVAHDCGRALNPVLVEGQIEGSAYMGFAEAIFEEQLFREGDVEGGLHTSPSLLDYRIPTSMDCPEFEALIVESVDPEGPYGAKEAGEGPLHPSLPAIANAIYDAVGVRIDALPFTPQRVWRALRAHVAGAAREDVA